A genomic region of Zalophus californianus isolate mZalCal1 chromosome 1, mZalCal1.pri.v2, whole genome shotgun sequence contains the following coding sequences:
- the LOC113932521 gene encoding ADP-ribosylation factor 4-like, which produces MGLTISSLFSRLFGKKQMRILMVGLDAAGKTTILYKLKLGEIVATIPTIGFNVETVEYKNICFTVWDVGGQDKIRPLWRHYFQNTQGLIFVVDSNDRERIQEGAEKLQKMLQEDELRDAVLLLFANKQDLPNAMAISEMTDKLGLQSLRNRTWYVQATCATQGTGLYEGLDWLSNELSKR; this is translated from the coding sequence ATGGGCCTCACCATCTCCTCCCTTTTCTCCCGCCTCTTCGGCAAGAAGCAGATGCGCATTTTGATGGTTGGATTGGATGCTGCTGGCAAGACGACCATTCTGTATAAACTGAAGTTAGGGGAGATAGTCGCCACCATTCCTACCATTGGTTTTAATGTGGAAACAGTAGAATATAAGAACATTTGTTTCACAGTATGGGATGTTGGTGGACAAGATAAAATTAGGCCTCTCTGGAGGCATTACTTCCAAAACACCCAGGGTCTTATTTTTGTGGTAGATAGTAATGATCGTGAAAGAATTCAGGAAGGAGCTGAAAAGCTGCAGAAAATGCTTCAGGAAGATGAGTTGAGAGATGCCGTGTTGCTGCTTTTTGCGAACAAACAGGATTTGCCAAATGCTATGGCCATCAGTGAAATGACAGATAAATTAGGTCTTCAGTCTCTTCGTAACAGAACATGGTATGTTCAAGCCACTTGCGCTACACAAGGAACTGGTCTGTATGAGGGACTTGACTGGCTGTCAAACGAGCTTTCAAAACGTTAA
- the PRR36 gene encoding proline-rich protein 36 has product MDKRDKGRAGAATRTTASRPPSLPTPRAPGSPRPPPPVTSAALRVLGAAGAAGRGPLAERAGGIRAAALPEAGPRVGPTQSAGTGLRSPASRPPAAGRGERAPAKTPGPGSITSPGRASGTTRPGSLAQKGLRPPAEEPVTRGKAPETPRRSALSAGARRDSSGPSPGAPSPATSRRSRAAGAEVGLPRAAPSARPRPPTEAPRKSVSSAPQHGTAEPSPAARRRPTAGGGLQKPASRPLGSSATPLSSPARPGASPGGTPRALGPPSQPKSKGLQALRTPQSTPPRKGATPVVGLSPPLATPSQPGSKAQLAPPPHITGTSLPDTLPPSPPTTPPSQSATGPLATPLSLAPPPSAPLPQQTLPSPPATPPLQAPPTHLGTSFLEASASPTTTFLASFSPSLSPPPQIMPPSQASPALTPLLTPPSPLATPPLLAPGPPATAPLPASFTQATSLLNPPSPEATPPLQGLSTLTTTPPLARASLSPPPLQATPYTVTTPPTQDTSLATYPPQVSPCPLTTLSLQGPPLCSPYPLASPSLQAAPSVLAMPPPQTPPPLATPPLQAPPSPTRLPIQAPPSLASPSLQAPPSPVTMPPQQTPMSLATPPPRAIPSQSVLPVQAPPPLQAPLSPPVLPPLHDSCSPLAMPRPQAPPSLALPPLQAPPSPPASPPPQAPPSPLAAPPPRAPPSPLAAPSPRAPPPPLATSSPQVPPSLALPLLQTSTLPLQAPPSPLATPPQAPPSLALPPLQASALPLRAPPSPLATPPQAPPSLALPPLQVPPSPPDSPPLQAPRRPPTPGPDAPIPGPRLTLALAPAPPPPPSRSPSSTLSGPDLAGHSSSATSTPEELRGYDSGPEGGAAASPPGDAELAACHPASWSRGPAPPLAVRSTPGASLPWPPTAGSGSADGLCTIYEAEGPESASPAPGALDPGPGPGAGSGKVVAGAGAAAASRGAKPARLGELPLGALQASVVQHLLSRTLLLAAAEGAAGGGGGGPGGAGAGGVAGGARTALSDAELGRWAELLSPLDESRASITSVTSFSPDDVASPQGDWTVVEVETFH; this is encoded by the exons ATGGACAAGAGggacaagggcagggcaggggccgcCACGCGGACGACGGCTTCTCGCCCTCCCAGCCTTCCcactcccagggccccagggtctCCTCGACCCCCTCCCCCAGTAACCAGCGCGGCCCTCCGCGTCCTGGGAGCAGCGGGAGCTGCTGGGCGAGGGCCCCTGGCCGAGCGAGCTGGGGGTATCCGGGCAGCCGCTCTCCCGGAGGCTGGACCCCGGGTGGGACCAACGCAGAGCGCTGGGACAGGCCTCCGGAGTCCAG CCTCCAggcccccagctgctgggagagGGGAGCGGGCCCCTGCTAAGACCCCAGGCCCAGGCTCTATCACTAGCCCGGGACGTGCCAGCGGGACCACCAG GCCAGGCTCTCTTGCGCAGAAGGGGCTTCGGCCCCCAGCTGAGGAACCCGTGACCAGAGGAAAAGCCCCAGAAACCCCCAGAAGGAGCGCGCTGAGCGCCGGGGCACGGAGAG ACTCTTCTGGGCcctccccaggcgccccttccccagCCACCTCCCGTCGGTCCCGGGCTGCAGGCGCTGAAGTCGGTCTCCCTCGGGCAGCTCCGAGTGCCCGGCCGCGGCCTCCGACCGAGGCCCCCAGGAAATCAGTGAGCAGTGCTCCGCAGCACGGTACCGCAGAGCCGAGCCCCGCCGCCAGGAGGCGACCCACTGCTGGTGGAGGCCTCCAGAAGCCAGCCTCGCGCCCCTTGGGCTCCAGCGCcactcctctgtcctcccccgcccgccccggggCCTCGCCGGGTGGAACACCTCGGGCTCTGGGGCCTCCCTCGCAGCCCAAGTCGAAAGGGCTGCAGGCTCTGCGCACCCCCCAGTCCACACCCCCAAGGAAGGGAGCAACTCCCGTGGTGGGTCTTTCTCCTCCTTTAGCCACGCCCTCTCAGCCGGGTTCGAAGGCACAGCTGGCACCGCCTCCGCACATCACAGGCACTTCTCTGCCTGAcacgctccctccctctccaccgaCCACGCCCCCTTCCCAGTCCGCAACCGGCCCTTTGGCCACACCCCTTTCActagcccctcctccctctgctccactcCCTCAGCAGACCCTTCCCTCTCCGCCGGCTACTCCCCCTTTGCAAGCCCCACCCACACACCTGGGTACCTCCTTTTTGGAGGCATCCGCTTCTCCCACAACCACTTTTCTGGCTTCATTCTCTCCATCATTGTCACCCCCTCCGCAGATTATGCCCCCAAGCCAGGCTTCTCCAGCTTTGACCCCTcttctgactcccccctctccctTAGCCACACCTCCTTTGTTGGCTCCTGGACCACCAGCCACGGCCCCTCTGCCAGCCTCTTTTACTCAAGCGACATCTCTGCTGAACCCGCCCTCTCCCGAAGCCACACCCCCTCTGCAGGGCCTTTCCACTTTGACTACCACCCCTCCACTGGCCCGTGCTTCCCTATCTCCTCCCCCTCTTCAGGCCACGCCCTATACAGTGACCACGCCTCCCACGCAGGACACATCTCTGGCCACATACCCTCCGCAagtctctccctgtcctctgacCACCCTCTCTCTGCAGGGTCCTCCCCTGTGCTCTCCATATCCCTTGGCCTCACCATCTCTGCAGGCTGCACCCTCTGTCCTGGCCATGCCCCCTCCACAGACCCCACCTCCTCTGGCCACACCCCCTCTACAGGCCCCTCCCTCTCCGACCCGGCTCCCTATACAGGCCCCACCTTCTCTGGCCTCACCGTCTCTGCAGGCCCCACCCTCTCCCGTAACCATGCCTCCACAACAAACTCCAATGTCTCTGGCCACACCCCCTCCGCGGGCCATTCCCTCTCAGAGCGTGCTCCCTGTTCAGGCCCCACCACCTCTGCAAGCCCCACTCTCTCCTCCGGTTTTACCCCCTCTGCATGACTCTTGCTCTCCCTTGGCCATGCCCCGTCCCCAGGCTCCACCTTCCCTGGCTTTGCCTCCTCTTcaggctcctccctctccccctgcctcaccccctccgcaggcccctccctctcccctggccgCACCCCCTCCGcgggcccctccctctcccctggccgCACCCTCTCCGcgggcccctccccctcccctggccacATCCTCTCCGCAGGTTCCACCTTCCCTGGCCTTGCCTCTTCTGCAGACGTCTACGCTCCCTTtgcaggcccctccctctcccttggccacGCCTCCTCAGGCTCCACCTTCCCTGGCGTTGCCTCCTCTGCAGGCCTCCGCTCTCCCTTTGcgggcccctccctctcccctggccacGCCCCCTCAGGCTCCACCTTCCCTGGCCTTGCCCCCTCTGCaagtccctccctctcccccggaCTCACCCCCTCTGCAGGCCCCACGCCGCCCCCCGACCCCAGGTCCGGATGCCCCGATCCCGGGCCCCCGGCTGACCCTGGCGCTGGCCCCGGCTCCGCCGCCACCGCCCTCGCGCAGCCCGTCCAGTACGCTGAGCGGCCCGGATCTGGCGGGCCACAGCAGCAGCGCCACCAGCACGCCGGAAGAGCTGCGCGGCTACGACAGTGGGCCCGAGGGCGGCGCCGCGGCCTCCCCGCCCGGCGACGCGGAGCTCGCCGCCTGCCACCCGGCCTCCTGGAGCCGAGGTCCCGCCCCGCCGCTGGCGGTCCGCAGCACCCCAG GAGCGTCCCTGCCTTGGCCTCCTACTGCCGGGTCGGGCTCCGCTGACGGCCTATGCACCATCTACGAGGCTGAGGGGCCCGAGTCGGCGAGCCCCGCCCCAGGCGCACTGGATCCGGGCCCCGGCCCCGGCGCGGGTAGTGGGAAGGTGGTAGCTGGAGCAGGGGCGGCGGCGGCCTCGCGTGGCGCGAAGCCGGCGCGCCTGGGCGAGCTGCCGCTGGGGGCGCTGCAGGCGAGCGTCGTGCAGCACCTGCTGAGCCGGACGCTGCTGCTCGCTGCGGCCGAGGGTGctgcgggcggcggcggcggcggcccagGGGGCGCGGGAGCTGGTGGCGTCGCGGGGGGCGCCCGGACTGCGCTCAGCGACGCCGAACTGGGCCGCTGGGCTGAGCTGTTGTCTCCTCTGGACGAGTCGCGCGCCAGCATCACCTCGGTCACCAGCTTCTCCCCGGACGACGTGGCTTCCCCGCAGGGTGACTGGACGGTGGTGGAGGTGGAGACGTTCCACTGA